In Synechococcus sp. CC9616, the following are encoded in one genomic region:
- a CDS encoding DUF1611 domain-containing protein produces MLSASDRVVLLQHDGLKSLTGKTGLAMLRHRPGPIVAVVDPSQAGGSLRAITGIEREVPVVGSLEEALPFGPEVAVIGLAPSGGRLPDPLRRDALVALQRGLNLASGLHTRLADDGELRAACWDDRWIWDLRREPEQLQVAQARASALLCHRLLTVGTDMAVGKMSACLELLKAARARSLPCQFVGTGQAGILIEGGGVALDAVRVDYAAGAVEAAVIEAAECLPAHGLVLVEGQGSLCHPGSSATLPLLRGAQPTALLLVHRADQSTIERLPAIPLPPLSELVALTEGLARLARPADAPSPRVCAVALNTARLDATAARSAVEALSQDLALPCTDPVRWGGAPLLEAVLQSEAN; encoded by the coding sequence ATGCTGTCGGCCAGTGATCGTGTTGTGCTGCTTCAGCACGACGGCCTCAAGAGTCTCACCGGCAAGACTGGTCTGGCGATGCTTCGTCACCGGCCGGGTCCGATCGTGGCGGTGGTGGATCCCTCCCAAGCCGGAGGGTCGTTGCGAGCCATCACTGGGATTGAACGCGAGGTGCCCGTTGTGGGAAGCCTTGAGGAGGCTCTCCCCTTTGGTCCTGAGGTGGCGGTGATCGGTCTGGCGCCATCGGGAGGTCGCTTGCCTGATCCGCTTCGACGCGACGCCCTGGTGGCCCTTCAACGCGGCCTCAACCTGGCAAGCGGTCTGCACACTCGTCTCGCCGATGACGGCGAGTTGCGGGCCGCTTGCTGGGATGACCGCTGGATCTGGGATCTGCGCCGTGAACCCGAGCAGCTTCAGGTGGCTCAGGCCAGGGCATCGGCATTGTTATGCCATCGATTGCTGACGGTTGGTACGGATATGGCCGTTGGCAAGATGAGCGCTTGCCTTGAGTTGTTGAAAGCGGCCAGGGCTCGTTCACTGCCGTGTCAATTCGTCGGCACAGGGCAGGCCGGCATCCTGATCGAGGGCGGAGGCGTCGCCCTTGATGCGGTGCGGGTGGATTACGCCGCGGGGGCCGTTGAAGCGGCCGTGATTGAGGCAGCTGAGTGCCTGCCAGCCCATGGCCTGGTGCTTGTGGAGGGACAGGGGTCGCTGTGCCATCCAGGCTCCAGCGCCACCTTGCCGTTGCTGCGCGGTGCTCAGCCCACGGCGCTGTTGCTGGTGCATCGGGCCGATCAGAGCACGATTGAGCGGCTGCCGGCCATCCCTTTGCCTCCGTTGTCTGAGCTGGTGGCGCTGACGGAGGGCCTGGCACGGTTGGCACGACCAGCCGACGCCCCGTCGCCAAGGGTCTGCGCCGTTGCCCTCAATACGGCTCGCTTGGATGCAACCGCTGCGCGCAGTGCCGTGGAGGCACTCAGCCAGGACCTGGCCCTTCCCTGCACGGATCCAGTGCGATGGGGGGGCGCTCCTCTGCTGGAGGCCGTGCTGCAATCCGAGGCGAATTAA
- a CDS encoding D-alanine--D-alanine ligase family protein, with amino-acid sequence MPKTSTPVQIGLVFGGDSGEHAVSIRSAITVLQGLRGGENRHRYVVVPVYIDRQGRWWGPAVADAVLESGQPADEQALPQPLPPSGFRSLPEGTEAVDVWYPVLHGPNGEDGTVQGLFRLMQRPFVGAAVLGSAVGMDKQAMKAAFAAADLPQVPYVCLQANELEPSEAREQLLKRIEALGYPCFVKPANLGSSVGISKVRNREELEIGLRQAAELDPRLVVEQGVSARELECAVLGRDQLKASVVGEIRFDADWYDYETKYTSGRSTTLIPAPLPDEVSQRVRRQALLACEAVGVHGMARVDFFFDEEANALWINEINTLPGFTDQSMYPMLWENSGLTLEQLVHELVQTAGQ; translated from the coding sequence GTGCCGAAGACCTCCACGCCTGTCCAGATCGGTCTGGTGTTCGGAGGTGATTCAGGCGAGCACGCCGTCTCGATCCGCTCAGCCATCACCGTTCTCCAGGGACTGAGAGGAGGGGAGAATCGCCATCGTTACGTGGTGGTGCCCGTCTACATCGACCGGCAGGGGCGTTGGTGGGGGCCTGCGGTGGCTGATGCCGTCCTCGAATCCGGCCAGCCAGCGGATGAGCAGGCGTTGCCGCAGCCTCTGCCGCCATCGGGGTTTCGCTCCCTGCCCGAGGGGACTGAAGCGGTGGATGTCTGGTACCCGGTGCTGCACGGCCCGAATGGTGAGGACGGCACGGTTCAGGGGCTGTTCCGGCTGATGCAGCGCCCCTTCGTCGGAGCCGCAGTGCTGGGATCCGCGGTCGGGATGGACAAGCAGGCGATGAAAGCAGCCTTCGCCGCAGCAGATCTGCCCCAGGTGCCTTACGTCTGCCTGCAAGCGAACGAATTGGAACCAAGCGAAGCCCGAGAACAGCTTCTTAAGCGCATCGAAGCCCTCGGCTACCCCTGCTTCGTCAAGCCCGCCAACCTCGGCTCATCGGTTGGCATCAGCAAGGTGCGCAACCGCGAAGAGCTCGAGATCGGACTGCGTCAGGCGGCAGAGCTGGATCCACGCCTGGTGGTTGAACAGGGCGTATCCGCCCGGGAACTTGAATGCGCCGTTCTGGGGCGTGATCAACTGAAAGCGTCCGTCGTGGGTGAGATCCGCTTCGACGCGGACTGGTACGACTACGAAACCAAATACACCTCTGGACGCAGCACGACTCTGATTCCGGCGCCCCTGCCCGACGAGGTGAGCCAGCGCGTGCGCCGGCAGGCGCTTCTCGCCTGCGAGGCGGTTGGTGTGCACGGCATGGCTCGGGTTGATTTCTTTTTCGATGAGGAAGCAAATGCGCTCTGGATCAACGAAATCAACACCCTTCCCGGTTTCACGGATCAGAGCATGTATCCGATGCTCTGGGAAAACAGCGGCTTAACACTCGAACAGCTCGTGCACGAACTGGTGCAAACCGCTGGACAATGA
- a CDS encoding pentapeptide repeat-containing protein, translated as MGPLTLSLLIGVLLMVVSPVQALDTSAGFGLQDRALFQETVDYTLTNQAGGDFHDQNLANTSFAGAVGRNADFRGANLHGAILTQGAFAEADFRGADLSDALMDRADFVGTDLRDAVLTGIIASGSSFTNARIDGADFSDALLDRDDQRRLCRDAEGINPSTGVSTRDSLGC; from the coding sequence ATGGGACCCCTGACCCTCTCTCTGCTGATCGGTGTTCTGCTGATGGTGGTCAGTCCGGTCCAGGCGCTCGACACCTCAGCCGGTTTTGGCCTGCAGGATCGCGCCCTGTTTCAGGAAACGGTCGATTACACGCTCACCAACCAGGCCGGTGGGGACTTTCATGACCAGAATCTGGCCAACACCTCCTTTGCCGGAGCTGTTGGACGCAACGCCGACTTCCGTGGCGCCAACCTGCACGGCGCCATCCTCACGCAGGGTGCCTTTGCGGAAGCGGATTTCCGCGGTGCCGATCTCTCCGATGCCTTGATGGATCGCGCCGATTTCGTCGGCACCGATCTGCGCGATGCGGTTCTGACTGGAATCATTGCCTCCGGCAGCAGCTTCACCAATGCCCGCATTGATGGGGCGGATTTCAGTGATGCCCTCCTGGATCGGGACGACCAACGACGCCTCTGCCGCGATGCGGAAGGCATCAATCCGTCCACTGGTGTGTCCACGCGGGACAGCCTCGGATGCTGA
- a CDS encoding DUF4359 domain-containing protein, whose translation MPPSVHHRRIPVAALSALGAGAICAAALAWTNPSPKDYQDHAGEQLVDYATRELCGEKGLPMLLKLWIRDCPELIASQQQVLADLSGRFTTRWNFAIGSVYITRIGGQELLPGLRIPKAEVITLAVAGQFVPLRSETSAGGSE comes from the coding sequence GTGCCGCCTTCAGTTCACCACAGGCGGATCCCCGTTGCGGCACTTTCCGCCCTTGGCGCGGGCGCCATCTGCGCGGCTGCACTGGCCTGGACCAATCCCTCTCCTAAGGACTACCAGGACCATGCGGGGGAGCAGTTGGTGGACTACGCGACGCGCGAGCTCTGCGGAGAGAAAGGGCTACCGATGCTTTTGAAGTTGTGGATCCGCGACTGTCCCGAGCTGATCGCATCCCAGCAGCAGGTGCTGGCGGATCTGTCTGGACGCTTCACCACACGCTGGAATTTCGCCATCGGGAGTGTGTACATCACCAGGATTGGAGGGCAGGAACTGTTGCCGGGGCTCCGAATTCCCAAAGCTGAGGTGATCACCCTCGCCGTTGCTGGCCAATTTGTACCGTTACGGAGCGAAACCTCCGCCGGTGGAAGCGAGTGA
- a CDS encoding enolase C-terminal domain-like protein — MAWALRRFSLTKAVPLAISRGTTASVERLELTLERDGLTGRGETGGFETGHRGFSTDEVEQELQVVNVALEALNPEQPQSFEPLLSRLSPPAACAVDLALQDWYGRRLQQPFWRLQGLAPDHPVATSVTLGLGSVSAVIQRLHRWWEQLPATRVKLKLGSPDGLDHDRALLAAVAQALDQRSNTTGTSLELQVDANGGWSRDQATSMFSALEGHGVVLLEQPLAPHPDPDLDTAGFAALKPTCPMPLVADESCWDLQDLLRLAPHVDGVNLKLLKTGGLAPALLMARVARQLGLSLMVGCYSDSRLLNGAAAQLISLIRWPDLDSHLNLIDDPFEGLPLLGDALQPSTDHGLGIARVGGA, encoded by the coding sequence ATGGCATGGGCCCTGCGACGGTTTTCGCTCACCAAAGCTGTTCCGCTGGCCATCAGTCGTGGAACGACCGCCTCCGTAGAACGACTGGAGCTGACGCTTGAGCGTGATGGGCTGACAGGTCGTGGGGAGACCGGAGGATTTGAGACGGGCCACCGCGGCTTCAGCACTGATGAGGTGGAGCAAGAGCTCCAGGTGGTGAACGTCGCGTTGGAGGCGCTCAATCCTGAGCAGCCTCAAAGCTTTGAACCGCTGCTGAGTCGTCTAAGCCCACCGGCGGCCTGTGCCGTCGATCTGGCGCTGCAGGATTGGTACGGTCGCCGGCTGCAGCAGCCGTTCTGGCGGCTGCAGGGATTGGCGCCAGACCACCCTGTAGCCACCAGCGTCACCCTGGGGCTTGGCTCCGTGAGCGCTGTGATCCAGCGGTTGCATCGGTGGTGGGAGCAGCTACCCGCCACACGCGTGAAGCTGAAACTGGGCAGCCCGGATGGACTGGACCATGACCGGGCTCTTCTGGCAGCGGTGGCGCAGGCCCTCGACCAGCGCAGCAATACCACCGGGACAAGCCTGGAACTGCAGGTGGATGCCAATGGAGGCTGGAGTCGGGACCAGGCGACGTCCATGTTCAGCGCGCTCGAGGGCCACGGTGTGGTCCTTCTGGAACAGCCCCTGGCTCCGCATCCTGATCCCGATCTCGATACGGCCGGTTTTGCCGCCTTGAAGCCGACCTGTCCCATGCCTCTGGTGGCGGATGAGAGCTGCTGGGATCTGCAGGATCTGCTGCGTCTGGCGCCCCATGTGGATGGGGTGAACCTCAAACTCCTGAAAACCGGTGGATTGGCTCCGGCGCTGCTGATGGCCCGGGTGGCCCGCCAGCTCGGCCTGTCCCTGATGGTGGGCTGCTACTCAGACAGTCGACTGTTGAACGGTGCAGCGGCACAACTGATCTCTCTGATCCGTTGGCCGGATCTCGACAGCCACCTCAACCTCATCGACGATCCCTTCGAAGGACTGCCTCTGTTGGGTGATGCCCTGCAGCCCTCTACTGACCACGGGTTGGGAATCGCACGCGTGGGGGGCGCCTGA
- the miaB gene encoding tRNA (N6-isopentenyl adenosine(37)-C2)-methylthiotransferase MiaB yields MVVSAPTITATQTSDHSSYWITTFGCQMNKADSERMAGILEAMGYQQASAELDADLVLYNTCTIRDNAEQKVYSYLGRQAQRKRSNPNLTLVVAGCVAQQEGEALLRRVPELDLVMGPQHANRLETLLLQVQSGQQVVATEDHHILEDITTARRDSSICGWVNVIYGCNERCTYCVVPSVRGKEQSRWPEAIRLEMEGLAAQGFKEITLLGQNIDAYGRDLPGITPEGRRQHTLTDLLHHVHNVEGIERIRFATSHPRYFTERLIDACADLPKLCEHFHIPFQSGDNDVLRAMARGYTVERYQRIIDRIRQRMPDASLSADVIVAFPGETDAQFRRTLQLVESIGFDQVNTAAYSPRPNTPAASWDDQLPEGVKVARLQELNALVEASARQRNARYAGRVVEALAEGLNPKDPTQLMGRTRTNRLTFFNARGSDGSSHRPGDLVKVRIDAVRSFSLTGTPLPAAGEH; encoded by the coding sequence GTGGTTGTCTCAGCCCCGACCATCACCGCTACCCAGACTTCCGATCACAGCAGCTACTGGATCACCACCTTTGGCTGCCAGATGAACAAGGCGGATTCCGAGCGCATGGCCGGGATCCTGGAAGCCATGGGGTATCAACAGGCCAGCGCCGAGCTTGATGCCGATCTCGTTCTGTACAACACCTGCACGATTCGCGACAACGCCGAGCAGAAGGTTTACAGCTATTTGGGGCGGCAGGCGCAGCGCAAGCGCAGCAATCCGAATCTGACGCTGGTCGTGGCTGGCTGCGTCGCCCAGCAGGAAGGGGAGGCACTGCTGCGACGCGTGCCCGAACTCGATCTGGTGATGGGTCCGCAACACGCCAACCGCCTGGAAACACTGCTGCTGCAAGTGCAGAGCGGACAGCAGGTGGTCGCCACTGAAGACCACCACATCCTCGAGGACATCACCACAGCACGACGCGACAGCTCGATCTGTGGCTGGGTGAATGTGATCTACGGCTGCAACGAACGCTGTACCTACTGCGTCGTGCCCTCGGTTCGCGGCAAGGAGCAGTCCCGTTGGCCGGAAGCAATCCGGCTGGAAATGGAAGGGCTTGCTGCTCAGGGATTCAAGGAGATCACACTCCTGGGCCAGAACATCGATGCCTATGGGCGCGACCTACCAGGCATCACGCCCGAAGGGCGTCGTCAACACACCCTCACCGATCTGCTCCATCACGTTCACAACGTCGAGGGCATCGAGCGGATCCGCTTTGCCACAAGCCATCCCCGCTATTTCACAGAGCGCCTGATCGACGCCTGTGCCGATCTCCCCAAACTCTGCGAACACTTCCATATTCCCTTTCAAAGCGGAGACAACGACGTTCTGCGTGCGATGGCGAGGGGTTACACCGTGGAGCGTTATCAACGAATCATCGATCGCATCCGACAACGGATGCCTGATGCTTCTCTGAGCGCGGATGTGATCGTTGCGTTCCCCGGAGAAACGGATGCCCAGTTCCGCCGGACCCTGCAGCTGGTCGAGTCGATCGGCTTCGATCAAGTGAACACTGCGGCCTATTCGCCGCGACCAAACACGCCTGCAGCCAGCTGGGACGACCAGTTGCCTGAGGGCGTCAAGGTGGCCCGACTTCAGGAACTCAATGCGCTGGTGGAGGCATCCGCCCGACAGCGCAATGCCCGCTACGCAGGGCGCGTGGTGGAGGCCCTGGCGGAAGGCCTCAACCCCAAGGACCCAACGCAACTGATGGGTCGCACCCGAACCAACCGACTGACGTTTTTCAACGCCAGGGGTTCCGATGGAAGCAGCCATCGACCTGGCGATCTGGTGAAGGTGCGCATCGATGCTGTGCGCTCCTTCTCTCTGACCGGCACCCCCCTCCCTGCGGCAGGGGAACACTGA
- a CDS encoding FAD-binding oxidoreductase gives MSLVSDTIKSLKSTLLVDQGLELLEDPSDLRRLSRDYFDYSPVLRDQLADRCAELVVRPRDVDAVERLAAACSKHRVPLTVRGAGTGNYGQCVPLEGGVVMLSGHLQAVRNLDPISGVVTVEPGCPMRDLDQWLRRHGRQLRLLPSTWRSASIGGFVSGGSGGIGSIRWGFLRDPGHLLGLEVVSMEDQPQRLTLPAHQAEALNHAYGTNGIITALQLATAPAVDWHQLAIDCTNWEDAVALMLACGRSAISLHLATLLEQPLLQHLPAWSGPAGAGHRLLLLVSPDGVSSVQRLAAAHAGEVRDLGPEDLNGGNGLRELTWNHTTLHLRSADPGWTYLQMLLPQPELAAMTRLRRSWGDALLWHLEAVRQQGSVRLAALPLVRWSDRQRLEQLMNDCREAGAVLFNPHVLTVEDGGLGVVDADQVAAKQRFDPAGLLNPGKLRGWFERP, from the coding sequence ATGAGCCTCGTGTCCGACACGATCAAGTCCCTCAAGAGCACCCTGCTCGTTGATCAAGGACTTGAGCTCCTTGAGGATCCCTCCGACCTGCGGCGTCTGTCTCGGGATTATTTCGATTACTCGCCCGTGCTTCGGGATCAGCTCGCAGACCGATGTGCCGAGCTTGTGGTCAGGCCACGAGACGTTGACGCCGTGGAGCGGCTGGCTGCCGCCTGTTCGAAGCACCGGGTGCCTCTCACCGTGCGGGGGGCCGGGACCGGCAACTACGGCCAGTGCGTTCCCCTCGAGGGGGGCGTGGTGATGCTGAGCGGACACCTGCAGGCGGTTCGAAATCTCGATCCGATCAGTGGCGTGGTGACGGTGGAACCCGGATGCCCGATGCGGGATCTCGACCAGTGGCTGCGGCGGCATGGACGCCAGCTCCGCTTGCTGCCCAGCACCTGGCGCAGCGCCAGCATCGGCGGTTTTGTGTCCGGAGGTTCAGGGGGGATCGGCTCCATCCGCTGGGGATTCCTGCGCGACCCAGGCCATTTGCTCGGCCTTGAGGTGGTCTCGATGGAGGATCAGCCTCAGCGCCTGACGCTGCCGGCCCATCAGGCGGAGGCCCTAAATCACGCCTACGGCACCAACGGCATCATCACGGCCCTGCAACTGGCAACGGCTCCGGCCGTGGATTGGCATCAGCTGGCGATCGATTGCACGAACTGGGAGGACGCCGTCGCTTTGATGCTGGCCTGCGGACGATCGGCAATCTCTCTCCATCTCGCCACCCTGCTGGAGCAACCGCTGTTGCAGCATTTGCCGGCCTGGAGCGGTCCAGCAGGAGCAGGGCACCGGTTGCTCCTGCTGGTGTCCCCGGATGGTGTGAGCAGCGTGCAGCGTCTTGCCGCAGCCCATGCCGGCGAGGTTCGCGATCTTGGACCCGAGGATCTCAATGGGGGCAACGGATTGCGGGAACTGACCTGGAATCACACCACCCTGCATCTGCGCTCCGCCGACCCCGGCTGGACGTACCTGCAGATGTTGTTGCCCCAGCCGGAGCTCGCAGCGATGACCAGGTTGCGTCGGAGCTGGGGCGATGCGTTGCTCTGGCATCTCGAAGCGGTGAGGCAACAGGGCAGCGTGCGTCTCGCTGCTCTGCCCCTAGTGCGCTGGTCAGATCGCCAGCGGCTTGAGCAATTGATGAACGACTGCCGTGAGGCCGGTGCCGTTCTGTTCAATCCCCATGTGCTCACCGTCGAGGATGGTGGTCTGGGGGTGGTCGACGCTGATCAGGTGGCTGCCAAGCAACGTTTTGATCCTGCAGGTCTGCTCAACCCAGGAAAGCTTCGTGGCTGGTTCGAGCGCCCCTGA
- a CDS encoding aspartate aminotransferase family protein — MNTYNRFPLRLERGSGCWVWDQDGRRFLDAVAGIATCCLGHSDRAMRRALSRQLGRLQHVSNLYNIPEQEELARWIVQHSCGDSVFFCNSGAEANEAAIKLARKHGHLRRGIERPVILTAAASFHGRTLAAVTATGQPKYHRGFEPVVDGFDYFPYNDLDAFQSLLEQHEANGPAVAAVLIEPLQGEGGVNPGDKTFFRELRRLCDANEILLILDEVQVGMGRTGSWWGYQQLDIEPDAFSLAKGLGGGHAVGALVVRGDADVFEPGDHASTFGGNPFACRAGLTVAREIERRNLLRNVQERGTQLQEGLNGLVSRYPHLFLGVRGWGLLQGLVLRPDCGVTAPDLAAAAIDHQLLLVAAGPNVLRMVPPLIISAREVRLLLKRLDAICRTTSPT, encoded by the coding sequence ATGAACACCTACAACCGCTTCCCGCTCAGGCTGGAACGCGGTTCAGGGTGCTGGGTCTGGGATCAAGACGGGCGTCGCTTCCTGGATGCGGTCGCGGGAATCGCCACCTGCTGCCTTGGTCACAGCGACCGTGCCATGCGTCGCGCCCTCAGCAGGCAGCTCGGTCGGCTGCAGCATGTATCCAACCTTTACAACATTCCTGAACAGGAAGAGCTCGCTCGCTGGATCGTGCAGCACAGCTGCGGCGACAGCGTTTTCTTCTGCAACTCGGGGGCAGAAGCCAACGAAGCCGCCATCAAGCTGGCCCGCAAGCACGGCCATCTCAGGCGAGGCATTGAGCGCCCCGTGATTCTCACGGCTGCAGCCAGCTTTCACGGACGGACCTTGGCGGCCGTCACAGCGACGGGGCAACCCAAATATCACCGGGGATTCGAGCCAGTTGTCGATGGCTTCGATTACTTCCCGTACAACGACCTTGATGCCTTCCAATCGTTGCTGGAACAGCACGAAGCAAATGGTCCAGCCGTTGCGGCCGTGCTGATCGAACCACTTCAGGGCGAAGGTGGTGTGAATCCAGGAGACAAGACCTTTTTCAGAGAGCTGCGTCGCCTCTGCGATGCCAACGAGATCCTGCTGATCCTCGATGAAGTGCAGGTCGGGATGGGGCGAACCGGATCTTGGTGGGGCTATCAGCAACTGGACATCGAGCCGGATGCTTTTTCCCTGGCCAAGGGACTTGGCGGCGGTCACGCCGTTGGGGCCCTGGTTGTTCGCGGAGACGCCGACGTTTTTGAGCCCGGTGATCACGCCAGCACGTTCGGAGGGAACCCTTTTGCCTGCAGGGCTGGGCTGACGGTGGCTCGCGAGATCGAGCGTCGCAATCTGCTGCGCAATGTGCAAGAGCGAGGGACACAGCTGCAAGAGGGTTTGAACGGGCTGGTCAGCCGCTACCCGCACCTGTTCCTCGGGGTCCGGGGCTGGGGACTGTTACAGGGACTTGTCCTGCGTCCCGATTGCGGGGTGACAGCTCCTGACCTTGCAGCAGCGGCCATTGATCATCAACTTCTACTGGTGGCAGCAGGGCCCAACGTGTTGCGCATGGTGCCGCCTCTGATCATCAGCGCCCGCGAAGTTCGGTTGCTGCTGAAGCGGCTGGATGCCATATGCAGGACGACTTCGCCGACCTGA
- a CDS encoding folylpolyglutamate synthase/dihydrofolate synthase family protein, whose amino-acid sequence MQDDFADLIPRFDTRGMDLQLDRMEAALKALGGPCASVPAIQVAGTNGKGSIAAFLSAALKRARIKTGLTTSPHLMSWCERIRVDGDQISERALRQRLIELQGISQEHRLTPFEQLLAVAFDHFQANAVDLMVLEVGLGGRLDATTAHPHRPVIAMAAIGLDHCEHLGSTLTAISEEKGAVISPKATVISAEQHPEVSKVLKRICRERSAQLHWVDPLPQTWQLGLAGTVQRSNAAVALGALKALDSLGWGVPESAVRKGFAETRWSGRLQTVRWRGLPLRLDGAHNPAAAEQLAHERLNWPAQEQGVTWLLAIQAHKQAKAMLRALLQPLDQAWIVPVPGHCSWDLKALLELNPNWQNQLQQSDNAQSALVEIEAQGRWSDPMPVVAGSLYLLGDLFRRNLVTAE is encoded by the coding sequence ATGCAGGACGACTTCGCCGACCTGATCCCGCGCTTCGACACGCGGGGCATGGATCTGCAACTGGATCGCATGGAGGCCGCGTTAAAAGCGCTGGGTGGACCCTGTGCCTCGGTACCAGCGATTCAGGTGGCCGGAACGAACGGGAAGGGGTCCATCGCCGCCTTTCTGTCGGCTGCTTTGAAGCGGGCAAGGATCAAAACAGGCCTGACCACCTCTCCCCACCTGATGAGCTGGTGCGAACGGATCCGCGTTGATGGCGATCAGATTTCCGAGCGAGCCCTTCGCCAGCGGCTGATCGAACTGCAAGGGATTAGCCAGGAGCACCGGCTGACCCCGTTTGAACAACTCCTGGCCGTGGCATTCGACCACTTTCAAGCCAATGCAGTGGACTTGATGGTGCTGGAGGTTGGGCTGGGCGGACGGCTCGATGCCACCACCGCCCACCCCCATCGGCCGGTGATCGCCATGGCGGCGATCGGCCTGGACCACTGCGAACACCTTGGCAGCACCCTGACGGCGATCAGCGAGGAGAAGGGGGCCGTGATCAGCCCCAAGGCAACAGTGATCAGCGCCGAACAGCATCCGGAGGTCAGCAAGGTTCTCAAACGCATCTGCCGGGAACGTTCGGCACAACTGCATTGGGTGGATCCGCTGCCGCAGACATGGCAGCTGGGGTTGGCCGGCACGGTCCAGCGCAGCAATGCCGCAGTGGCCCTGGGAGCCCTGAAAGCCCTGGACTCCCTTGGGTGGGGAGTGCCGGAATCAGCTGTTCGAAAAGGGTTTGCTGAAACCCGCTGGAGCGGCCGCCTGCAAACGGTGCGATGGCGAGGCCTGCCGTTGCGACTGGATGGAGCCCACAACCCAGCCGCTGCAGAACAGCTCGCCCATGAGCGACTGAACTGGCCCGCTCAGGAGCAGGGGGTGACCTGGCTTCTGGCCATTCAGGCTCACAAGCAGGCCAAGGCGATGCTGCGGGCTCTGCTGCAGCCGCTGGATCAGGCCTGGATCGTTCCTGTGCCAGGACATTGCAGCTGGGACCTGAAGGCTCTGCTGGAGCTCAATCCCAACTGGCAGAACCAGCTTCAGCAGAGCGACAACGCTCAGTCGGCACTGGTGGAGATCGAGGCTCAGGGTCGTTGGAGTGATCCGATGCCGGTGGTGGCCGGCTCGCTGTATCTGCTGGGGGATCTGTTTCGCCGGAACCTTGTGACGGCAGAGTGA
- a CDS encoding amidohydrolase family protein, producing the protein MSVAQGSLDAWIPRCLLEPQSGAATPSAGSDGLSAVRLQWSNGRLRAPVPLLHPSATLPLVLPRLADPHVHLDKAFTWAEHPNPAGTYGGAMAANLVEHTSRTRELVLKRGERALQLACSQGLRALRSHIDSLGPGAKVSWQALLELRERWRDRIELQLVALVPIEHWSTSAGQALAREVAAAGGLLGGVLVPPFRGFRVQEALRAQLRLAQDIGCGIDLHIDESDAQPAAGLKQLLAVVEKEGASVPITCSHLSSLGLAPSGARQRLCERMARLHIKVVALPLTNAWLLGRQPGETPVTRPLAPIRGLQRAGVCVAVGADNVADPWFPAGNFDPLALMASSLPLAQLAPWQRLGLMPFTTAAAALMDLAWDGVVAEGAPADLIVLDVSSWSEALMCPPGRRILISGRWLSSTTR; encoded by the coding sequence GTGAGTGTTGCTCAAGGCAGCCTGGACGCGTGGATCCCGCGGTGCCTGCTCGAGCCGCAATCCGGTGCGGCGACTCCCTCGGCCGGATCCGATGGGCTGAGTGCGGTGCGGCTGCAGTGGAGCAATGGGCGGCTGAGGGCCCCCGTCCCCCTGCTTCATCCGTCGGCAACCCTGCCGCTGGTTTTACCCAGACTGGCCGATCCCCATGTTCATCTCGACAAGGCCTTCACCTGGGCTGAGCACCCCAACCCAGCCGGCACCTACGGCGGTGCGATGGCCGCCAATCTTGTGGAGCACACCTCGCGGACCCGGGAGCTTGTTCTAAAGCGAGGCGAGCGGGCTCTGCAGTTGGCATGCAGCCAGGGACTGCGTGCCCTGCGCAGTCATATCGACAGCCTCGGCCCTGGAGCGAAGGTGAGCTGGCAGGCCCTGCTCGAGTTGCGCGAGCGCTGGCGCGACCGGATCGAACTGCAGCTCGTCGCCCTGGTTCCGATCGAGCACTGGTCGACGTCAGCGGGACAGGCCTTGGCGCGGGAGGTCGCTGCAGCGGGAGGTCTGCTGGGTGGTGTTCTCGTACCGCCCTTTCGAGGATTTCGCGTCCAGGAGGCCCTGCGAGCCCAGCTACGACTGGCTCAGGACATTGGCTGCGGCATCGATCTGCACATTGATGAAAGTGATGCCCAGCCAGCCGCGGGGCTGAAACAACTGCTGGCGGTGGTGGAGAAGGAGGGGGCGTCGGTCCCGATCACCTGCAGCCATCTCAGCAGCCTTGGGCTGGCGCCAAGCGGCGCCCGTCAACGCCTCTGTGAACGCATGGCACGGCTCCACATCAAGGTGGTGGCTCTTCCCCTCACCAATGCATGGCTGCTTGGGCGTCAGCCAGGGGAGACGCCAGTGACCCGTCCGCTCGCTCCGATCCGGGGCCTGCAGAGGGCTGGTGTCTGCGTGGCTGTTGGAGCCGACAACGTTGCTGATCCCTGGTTCCCTGCCGGCAACTTTGACCCACTGGCCTTGATGGCCAGCAGTTTGCCTCTGGCGCAGCTGGCTCCCTGGCAACGGCTCGGTCTGATGCCGTTCACCACGGCCGCGGCAGCGCTGATGGATCTGGCCTGGGATGGGGTAGTCGCTGAGGGTGCTCCAGCCGACCTGATCGTGCTGGATGTCAGCAGCTGGTCGGAGGCGTTGATGTGTCCTCCTGGGCGTCGCATTTTGATCAGTGGGCGCTGGTTGTCCTCGACAACCCGTTAG